In the Egibacteraceae bacterium genome, CGCTGCCGTTCGAGCCGCGTGGGGCGCCGTTCACCAACCGCAACGTCCCCAGCTACACGCCGCTGCCGGCGACGCCCGGCCCTGACTACGCGATCATGGGCAACCGCCGGCGGGGCACCCATCCCGCCTCGGCGGTGGACATCGCCGTCCCCCACAACGTCACGCTCATGAGCCCGATCACGGGCACCGTCGAGACGGTGAGCCCGTACCTGCTCTACGGCCGGTACCCCGACCTCATCGTGACGGTCGTTCCCGACGGACGGCCGGACCTGCGGCTCGTCATGATCCATCTGAACGGCTACCTCGTCGTGCCGGGGCAGCGGGTGGTTGCCGGCGAGACGCCGATCGCGCACACCGCGATGCCGTTCCCGTTCAGCTCCCAGATCGACGAGTGGGCGGGACTTGGCCCGCACGTCCACATGGAGATGCGCCGCGTCGGCTGAGCGCGGCCGGTTGCCGGGCGCGGGGCCGGAGTAGGCCCCGGCGCGTGGACGAGTCTGGGTGCTCAACGGCGACGATGGCGCCGCGACCGCGCACCCCGAGCTCGACGAGGGCCAGGCCGCCGGGGCGTCGAGACCGCCCTGGCGGAACGCGGCGGGTGAGCGGCCCGGCTCAGAGCGCGAGGAGCAGGAGGGCGTAGCCCCCCGCCCCCGCGACGAACGGGCCGAGGCGGCTCTCGCGCTCCTCGGGCAGCTCCTCCTTCAACACGTTCATCACGACGCCGCCGGCGAGAAAGGCGAGCACCGCGGCCGGGACCGCCTCGGGGACGCGGAACGCCGCTCCGACCGCCCACCCGAGAACGACCGCGGAGCCGCACACCCACCGCCCCCACGCCCGGTAGCTGCGCCCGTGGTGGGCACGCAGCCCGTGGTCCACGACGGCGAAGTGCACGCCGAGCGCCGCCGCGAACAGCAGGAGGCTCGCGACGTCGGCGCGGTCGGTGAGGAGATAGCCGATGATGGCGTTGTAGACCGCGTAGGAACCGAACGACAGCCGCGCGACGCGGTCTTCGGTCTCGTCGACGCCGTGGCGCTCGCGCCGCCGCTCCCTCGACCGGACGGACTGACGTTCGAGCGCGTAGAAGACGACGAGCCCGGCGAGCGCGACGAGGTAGATGTGGGCGTCGAGGAACCTCAGCGGCCCGCCGATGCGCTCCGCGACCGCCTCCTGGGCGGCGGCGAGCTCCGGCAGGAGATGGACGAACACGTAGGCGACGGAGATCCCGCCTGCCGCGGACAGGAACCGGCTGCGGGGCACCCGGTCGAGGAACCGCAGCCTCCAGGCGAACACGTGCAGCCCGCCGAGCGCGATCGCGGTGAGAAGCTCGAGGCCGACCATCCAACGCCGTGGCTACCCGCGCGCCGCCACCGCTATGCGGGTCGCCCTCGCGGCTGCAGCGCGCGCTTCGGCGTCGGCGAGCGCCCGTTCCCGGTCGGCCAGGGCTTCGTCGGCCCCGTCGGCCCGCCGGGCGGCAGTCTCCGCCCGTCCCTGCCTGCGCCCCCCGCAGCCCGTGTGGTCGCACCCGGACAGGGCTCGCCGCTGCGCGAGGGCAAGCTCGCCACCGACCGCGCGCAGCGCCGCGAGTCCGTCGGGCTCGCGCCGGGCGAGCTGGTTGAGCGACCACGCCGCAACCGTGGGCCTGCGCAAAACCCTTCACCCCTGCCGCAGCGTTGCGTTCCCCCGGCGGCCCGCAGCTCCTTCACGAACGCGTCCCGGGCCCTCATGAACCCCTCGGGAGGTGCGCCAACAGCTCGTCGATGCGCTGCTCGACGGGCACGCTCATCACGTGACCGGGGCGAGCAGGCCCCTGTCGGTCACGGCCGGTACGGACAGCGTCTTGTAGCCGAGGCCGTCGAGGAGCACGACGATCTTCTCCTCTCCCCCGTACCGCACGGCCAGTCCCCTCGCCCCTGTCACCGTGGCGGACGCGGGAGTCGAGCGGGAACGGCCCGCGCGGCCGATCTCCTGGTAGTAGGCGTCGACGGAGCCGCTGATGCGTGGTGTCAGACGAAAGCACGTCGGGTTTGTCGGTGCCCGTGCGCCTCGTCGACGACGAACAGCGACGGCGGCTGCGTAGCCGACCGTTGAGGGTCCTGGCGTCACTGCCGCTCATCGCGCCCCAGACCCGCGTCGCGGGCGAGCACGATGGCTTCGAACC is a window encoding:
- a CDS encoding M23 family metallopeptidase, which codes for MARPSPSPRELVRQVWMYLAVAGLVAGLAASTAGGSAVATLTLTGPPQPFATIAGLAGIAAGAADAAMVSVAVAGADALRGQAPPSRSADGLRGPVVFATAGGVPLHTPTDQIRTIGYHQAASQAALPFEPRGAPFTNRNVPSYTPLPATPGPDYAIMGNRRRGTHPASAVDIAVPHNVTLMSPITGTVETVSPYLLYGRYPDLIVTVVPDGRPDLRLVMIHLNGYLVVPGQRVVAGETPIAHTAMPFPFSSQIDEWAGLGPHVHMEMRRVG